In a genomic window of Zingiber officinale cultivar Zhangliang chromosome 9B, Zo_v1.1, whole genome shotgun sequence:
- the LOC122024225 gene encoding oligopeptide transporter 3-like, translating to MAAKGNGPPPAGAEEAVERCPVEEVALVVPETDDPTLPVMTFRAWFLGLASCSLLIFLNTFFTYRTQPLTISAILMQIAVLPIGQFMASVLPNREVRIFPGGWGFNLNPGPFNIKEHVIITVFANCGVSFGGGDAYSIGAITVMKAYYKQSLSFLCALVIVLTTQLLGYGWAGMMRKYLVEPAEMWWPSNLAQVSLFRALHEKDERSKELSRMKFFLIFFIASFAYYTLPGYLVPILTFFSWMCWAWPHSITAQQIGSAYHGLGVGAFTLDWAGISAYHGSPLVTPWVSILNVAAGFIMFIYIIVPVCYWKFNTFDAQKFPIFSNKLFTTTGHPYDTTRILTPNFDLNVAAYESYGKLYLSPLFALSIGSGFARFTATITHVILFHGSDIWRQSKSAMNSAKLDIHGKLMKKYKQVPQWWFLVLLLGSIVLSLAMSFIWKQDVQLPWWGMIFAFALAWIVTLPIGVIQATTNQQPGYDIIAQFMIGYVLPGKPIANLLFKIYGRISTVHALSFLADLKLGHYMKIPPRCMYIAQLVGTVVAAVVNLAVAWWMLENIANICDVDSLHPDSPWTCPKYRVTFDASVIWGLIGPARLFGNGGLYRNLVWLFLIGALLPVPVWLFSKMYPEKKWIPLINIPVISYGFAGMPPATPTNIASWLLTGTIFNYFVFRYRKGWWQRYNYVLSAALDAGTAFMGVLLFLALQNQGHTLNWWGSELDHCPLATCPTAAGISVKGCPVF from the exons ATGGCGGCCAAGGGAAACGGGCCCCCTCCGGCCGGGGCGGAGGAGGCGGTGGAGAGGTGCCCGGTGGAGGAGGTGGCGCTGGTGGTGCCGGAGACGGACGACCCGACGTTGCCCGTGATGACATTCCGTGCGTGGTTCCTCGGCCTGGCGTCCTGCAGCCTCCTCATATTCCTCAACACCTTCTTCACCTACCGCACGCAGCCGCTCACCATCTCCGCCATCCTCATGCAGATCGCCGTGCTGCCCATCGGACAGTTCATGGCCTCCGTGCTGCCCAACCGGGAGGTAAGGATCTTCCCCGGGGGCTGGGGATTCAACCTCAACCCCGGTCCTTTCAACATCAAGGAGCACGTCATCATCACCGTCTTCGCCAACTGCGGCGTGTCCTTCGGCGGAGGCGATGCCTATTCCATCGGCGCCATTACGGTGATGAAGGCCTACTACAAACAGAGTTTGAGTTTCCTCTGCGCGCTCGTTATTGTGCTCACGACTCAG CTATTAGGCTATGGCTGGGCTGGGATGATGAGGAAGTACTTGGTGGAGCCAGCTGAAATGTGGTGGCCTTCTAACCTTGCTCAGGTTTCCCTCTTCAG AGCTTTACACGAGAAGGATGAGAGATCGAAAGAGCTAAGCCGGATGAAGTTctttctcatattcttcattgccagCTTTGCGTACTACACCTTGCCCGGCTACCTCGTGCCGATATTAACCTTCTTCTCATGGATGTGTTGGGCGTGGCCTCACAGTATCACTGCTCAGCAAATTGGATCGGCGTACCATGGTCTCGGCGTCGGTGCATTTACACTTGACTGGGCAGGGATCTCTGCGTACCATGGGAGTCCTCTCGTCACTCCATGGGTCTCCATTCTCAATGTGGCCGCCGGATTCATTATGTTTATTTACATAATAGTTCCTGTGTGTTACTGGAAGTTCAACACATTCGACGCGCAGAAGTTTCCGATATTCTCCAATAAGCTCTTCACTACCACTGGCCATCCATATGACACTACCAGGATATTGACGCCGAATTTTGATCTGAATGTTGCTGCATATGAGAGCTACGGAAAGCTCTATCTTAGTCCTCTTTTTGCACTCTCGATCGGATCAGGATTTGCAAGATTCACAGCGACTATTACCCATGTCATCCTTTTCCATGGAAG TGATATCTGGAGGCAAAGCAAGTCAGCGATGAACTCTGCAAAGTTGGATATCCATGGTAAGCTGATGAAGAAATACAAGCAAGTTCCTCAGTGGTGGTTCCTCGTTCTACTGCTAGGAAGCATTGTATTATCACTAGCGATGTCCTTCATTTGGAAACAAGACGTGCAGCTGCCATGGTGGGGCATGATATTTGCTTTCGCTCTGGCTTGGATCGTTACGCTTCCCATTGGAGTAATTCAAGCAACCACAAATCAG CAACCTGGATATGATATCATTGCCCAGTTCATGATTGGGTATGTCCTTCCCGGAAAACCAATTGCTAATCTCCTGTTCAAGATCTATGGAAGGATCAGCACCGTCCACGCCCTTTCATTCCTTGCTGATCTGAAGCTCGGCCATTATATGAAGATTCCACCTCGGTGCATGTACATTGCTCAGCTCGTCGGAACTGTCGTCGCCGCCGTCGTGAACCTTGCGGTGGCTTGGTGGATGCTGGAGAACATCGCAAACATCTGTGATGTTGATTCTCTACATCCCGACAGCCCATGGACTTGTCCTAAGTACAGAGTCACCTTCGATGCTTCGGTCATATGGGGTCTGATAGGCCCCGCCCGCCTCTTCGGGAACGGAGGGCTTTACCGGAACTTGGTGTGGCTGTTCCTCATCGGAGCGCTCTTGCCGGTTCCAGTGTGGCTGTTCAGCAAAATGTACCCGGAGAAGAAATGGATCCCTCTCATCAACATCCCCGTCATATCTTACGGCTTCGCCGGCATGCCGCCAGCGACGCCAACCAACATAGCTAGCTGGCTCCTCACCGGTACCATCTTCAACTACTTCGTCTTCCGATATCGAAAGGGCTGGTGGCAGAGGTACAACTACGTGCTGTCTGCAGCTTTGGACGCCGGAACGGCGTTCATGGGGGTGCTGCTGTTCTTAGCCCTCCAGAACCAGGGTCACACTCTGAACTGGTGGGGGTCAGAGCTCGATCACTGTCCTCTGGCGACATGTCCGACTGCGGCTGGGATATCAGT
- the LOC122024406 gene encoding sucrose transport protein SUT1-like, with protein MAEERDLELVGGAGVEGFSGVVAGDRDMEIVAAAARPPAEPVSLIRLIFACTVACGVQYGWALQLSLLTPYVQTLGLSHALSSIMWLCGPVAGFVVQPCVGLWSDRCCSRFGRRRPFIFVGCLFICLAVTVVGFSSDIGYALGDTKQHCSIYHGPRWHAAIIYILGFWLLDLSNNAVQGPARALMADLSSHHGCNVANAIFCSWMAFGNILGYSSGSSGNWHKWFPFLMTNACCEACANLKGAFLVAMVFILFCLSVTMVFAKEVPLTKSKKKDEESEKFMDIFKTFKNLPPGMPSVLLVTSLTWLSWFPFILYDTDWMGREVYHGNPSGTPAQIDAYDRGVREGAFGLLLNSIVQGITSFFIEPMCRRLTPRVVWSMSNFIMFAGMAATSIISAWSLKSFHGSIQQAITVDGSLRAAALVLFAALGVPQAILFSVPFAVTAQLAVNGGGGQGLSIGVLNISIVLPQVIIALSAGPWDALFGKGNLPAFALASGIAFVCGIVGLFMLPRFSRNNFKTSGLSGFH; from the exons ATGGCGGAGGAGAGGGACTTGGAGCTCGTCGGCGGTGCTGGAGTTGAAGGGTTCAGCGGCGTCGTTGCTGGAGACAGAGACATGGAGATCGTGGCCGCTGCCGCCAGGCCGCCGGCAGAGCCCGTAAGTTTAATCAGGCTTATATTTGCGTGCACGGTGGCATGCGGAGTACAATACGGATGGGCGCTGCAGTTGTCTCTTCTCACGCCCTACGTGCAG ACCTTGGGATTATCTCATGCACTCTCTTCCATTATGTGGCTTTGTGGCCCTGTTGCAGGCTTCGTA GTCCAGCCATGTGTTGGTTTATGGAGTGATAGATGTTGTTCGAGATTTGGAAGAAGAAGGCCCTTCATTTTCGTTGGATGTCTGTTTATATGTCTTGCA GTAACCGTGGTAGGGTTTTCTTCCGATATTGGATATGCACTAGGTGATACAAAGCAACATTGCAG CATTTATCATGGCCCGCGTTGGCACGCTGCAATAATATATATCCTTGGATTCTGGCTGTTGGATCTTTCAAACAATGCAGTTCAA GGTCCAGCTCGTGCGCTCATGGCTGATCTATCGA GCCATCATGGTTGTAATGTCGCTAATGCTATATTCTGCTCATGGATGGCTTTTGGAAATATCTTGGGGTACTCATCCGGTTCTAGTGGAAATTGGCACAA ATGGTTCCCTTTCTTGATGACAAATGCATGCTGTGAAGCTTGTGCCAATTTGAAGGGTGCTTTTTTGGTTGCAATG GTTTTCATTCTCTTTTGCTTGTCGGTCACTATGGTTTTCGCAAAAGAAGTCCCATTAACCAAATCAAAGAAGAAAGATGAGGAAAGCGAAAAATTTATGGACATCTTCAAGACTTTTAAGAACTTGCCACCGGGAATGCCTTCAGTGCTTCTCGTCACCTCCCTTACTTGG TTATCATGGTTTCCATTCATCCTCTATGACACTGATTGGATGGGGCGCGAAGTGTACCATGGCAATCCAAGTGGAACTCCTGCACAAATCGATGCTTACGATCGGGGAGTCAGAGAAGGTGCATTCGGTTTGCTACTGAACTCGATTGTGCAAGGCATCACCTCCTTCTTCATAGAGCCAATGTGCCGAAGGCTGACTCCGAGGGTGGTTTGGTCGATGAGCAACTTCATCATGTTTGCCGGCATGGCTGCCACTTCAATCATAAGTGCTTGGTCCTTGAAGAGCTTCCATGGCTCAATTCAGCAAGCAATCACTGTGGATGGAAGTCTTAGAGCAGCGGCACTGGTTCTATTTGCAGCTCTTGGCGTTCCACAAGCT ATTTTGTTCAGTGTTCCCTTCGCGGTCACAGCACAATTGGCTGTCAATGGCGGTGGTGGTCAAG GACTTTCAATTGGAGTTCTgaacatttcgattgttcttccTCAG GTGATCATAGCTCTCAGTGCAGGTCCATGGGATGCTTTGTTCGGAAAAGGCAACCTCCCGGCATTCGCATTGGCATCTGGAATCGCTTTCGTCTGCGGTATCGTCGGGCTGTTCATGCTTCCAAGGTTCTCAAGGAACAACTTTAAGACTTCAGGGCTCTCTGGCTTTCACTGA